Proteins encoded by one window of Halobaculum halobium:
- the hisC gene encoding histidinol-phosphate transaminase: MNTRDLSANAPYVPGRGVEEVARDLGLDPDKLVKLSSNENPFGPSPKAVAAAKESAESAHVYPKAAHADLTEALADEWDLSPEQVWVSPGADGALDYLARATLSPGDAVLVPDPGFAYYPMSARYHHGEVAAYPVEKADGFAQTADAILDAYDGERVVYVTSPHNPAGTELPRDELVALLEGVDEETLVVADEAYGEYTETPSAAGLLDDYENLAVTRTFSKAYGLAGLRIGYALVPGAWADAYARVNTPFAANAVALDAALAALDDDEHVERSVESARWAREYIAEELDAPTFDSAGNFVLAEVGDGSAVAERAQAQGVIVRDTGSFGLPECVRISCGTEEETREAVATLNEVLADPELGVEA; the protein is encoded by the coding sequence ATGAACACGCGCGACCTCTCGGCGAACGCGCCGTACGTCCCCGGCCGCGGCGTCGAGGAGGTGGCCCGCGACCTCGGGCTCGACCCCGACAAGTTGGTGAAGCTCTCCTCGAACGAGAACCCGTTCGGCCCGTCGCCGAAGGCCGTCGCGGCCGCGAAGGAGTCGGCGGAGTCCGCACACGTCTACCCGAAGGCCGCACACGCTGACCTCACCGAGGCGCTGGCCGACGAGTGGGACCTGTCGCCCGAGCAGGTGTGGGTGAGCCCCGGCGCCGACGGCGCGCTCGACTACCTCGCGCGGGCGACGCTGTCGCCCGGCGACGCGGTGCTGGTGCCCGACCCCGGCTTCGCCTACTACCCGATGAGCGCGCGCTACCACCACGGCGAGGTTGCGGCGTACCCCGTCGAGAAGGCCGACGGCTTCGCGCAGACCGCCGACGCGATCCTCGACGCCTACGACGGCGAGCGGGTCGTGTACGTCACCTCCCCGCACAACCCCGCCGGGACCGAACTGCCGCGCGACGAACTCGTCGCCCTGCTGGAGGGCGTCGACGAGGAGACGCTCGTCGTCGCCGACGAGGCGTACGGCGAGTACACCGAGACGCCCTCCGCGGCCGGACTGCTCGACGACTACGAGAACCTCGCGGTCACGCGAACGTTCTCGAAGGCCTACGGGCTCGCCGGCCTCCGCATCGGCTACGCGCTCGTTCCCGGGGCGTGGGCGGACGCGTACGCCCGCGTGAACACGCCGTTCGCGGCCAACGCCGTCGCGCTCGACGCGGCGCTCGCGGCGCTCGACGACGACGAGCACGTCGAGCGGAGCGTCGAGTCGGCACGATGGGCCCGCGAGTACATCGCCGAGGAACTGGACGCACCGACGTTCGATAGCGCCGGCAATTTCGTGCTCGCGGAGGTCGGCGACGGGTCGGCTGTTGCCGAACGCGCGCAAGCGCAGGGCGTCATCGTCCGCGACACCGGCTCGTTCGGGCTGCCCGAGTGTGTCCGGATCTCCTGCGGCACCGAGGAGGAGACCCGCGAGGCGGTGGCGACGCTGAACGAGGTGCTCGCTGACCCGGAACTCGGGGTCGAAGCGTGA
- a CDS encoding halocarboxylic acid dehydrogenase DehI family protein: MDTSLELHAADATGWREGMYDDIRTTFRAPVVNWIWRTATANHPELTRYLWGQVKPAFETRAFAETAVAYRDAVLSAVDGPRYRAGGLGLGPAEARELRGQIAAFDAVAPRLAVLFELVDRSMNGGDVGTAVPDGPAATEPYPAGLGADRGLDPSMIAVDAVPERAAGAVAEIRRFHGFDDGSLPSVYRCLAQWPAFLSRLWDGLKPELRSEDFDEAVADAGAIADDYVEEVAYRPALSREAAVAAGFDADAVDDLAALFAEFNGGPVETVIPALPLFADAVGASGPRRL; the protein is encoded by the coding sequence ATGGACACGAGCCTCGAACTTCACGCTGCCGACGCCACGGGATGGCGCGAAGGGATGTACGACGACATCCGGACGACGTTTCGGGCGCCGGTCGTCAATTGGATCTGGCGGACGGCGACCGCAAATCACCCGGAACTGACCCGGTACCTGTGGGGACAGGTGAAGCCCGCCTTCGAGACGCGTGCGTTCGCTGAGACGGCCGTGGCCTACCGCGACGCGGTGTTGTCGGCAGTCGACGGTCCGCGCTACCGCGCGGGCGGCCTCGGTCTCGGGCCCGCCGAGGCGCGGGAGCTCCGTGGACAGATCGCCGCCTTCGACGCCGTCGCTCCCCGGCTCGCGGTGCTGTTCGAACTTGTCGACCGGTCGATGAACGGCGGCGACGTGGGGACTGCGGTGCCCGACGGCCCCGCCGCGACCGAACCGTACCCCGCAGGGCTGGGCGCCGACCGCGGGCTCGACCCCTCGATGATCGCCGTCGACGCCGTCCCCGAGAGAGCCGCCGGCGCAGTCGCCGAGATCCGTCGGTTCCACGGCTTCGACGACGGCAGCCTTCCCAGCGTCTACCGCTGTTTGGCGCAGTGGCCCGCGTTCCTCTCGCGGCTGTGGGACGGCCTGAAACCGGAACTCCGCTCTGAGGACTTCGACGAGGCCGTCGCCGACGCGGGTGCGATCGCGGACGACTACGTCGAGGAGGTGGCGTATCGTCCCGCGCTCTCGCGTGAGGCTGCCGTCGCCGCCGGCTTCGACGCCGACGCGGTCGACGACCTCGCCGCGCTGTTCGCCGAGTTCAACGGCGGTCCCGTCGAGACGGTGATCCCGGCGCTCCCGTTGTTCGCCGACGCGGTCGGTGCGAGCGGCCCTCGGCGGCTCTAG
- a CDS encoding helicase HerA domain-containing protein codes for MSDETITVADVSDGVGGESGLSDGTPISLPVVEILTGRGFITGKSGSGKSNTASVVIEKLLENSFPVLIVDSDGEYYGLKEEFEILHVGADEECDIQVSAEHAGKIASLALEENVPIILDVSGYLDEDEASELIRETARQLFAKEKKLKKPFLMLVEECHEYIPEGAGMDKTGKTLIKIGKRGRKHGLGIVGISQRPADVKKDFITQCDWLCWHRLTWDNDTKVVSRILGGDYGDAIEDMDDGEAFLMTDWAESIRRVQFHRKQTFDAGATPGLDDFERPDLKSVSGDLVSELQTITDERERTESELADLRQELDKKKQRISQLERELEEAQDMSEMADTFAQALLQKADAPYRGGSGRSLGRDTAANARANGSPSDGSAANGSATNGSAPEPQRRDGDAAFGGRLTDDQSELHDYESPEAASGDASAGAARDGSGGDGDRDGDEGTVAAAVSDDGASTAAAADRERDAPGASDERVATAVPPTDGVDISPARSRSGFDSIEDPAAVVDGDELRRREAVVAGVVRAVESLEDVTRGMLRGLPAGRPRDADRGPPRRRRLGGPPIRVRPKQGPPAGRVRRAPEPRGVRVRPSSARPAGVRRSHGRTGPRRGDRGDRIPRRPRPGRGAVTCKLPPSGDDRWRLAAHARVIVYETDDGNELLTVYDCGAAQKPPSAQLIGNLVRVAADHELERGPTGYAVSMREAAELVKQDDHHYRIEAVDRDD; via the coding sequence ATGAGCGACGAGACGATCACCGTCGCGGACGTGAGCGACGGCGTCGGCGGCGAGTCGGGCCTGTCCGACGGGACGCCCATCTCGCTTCCCGTGGTCGAGATCCTGACCGGACGAGGGTTCATTACCGGCAAGAGCGGCTCGGGGAAGTCAAACACCGCCTCCGTCGTCATCGAGAAGCTGTTGGAGAACAGCTTCCCGGTGCTCATCGTTGACAGCGACGGGGAGTACTACGGGCTGAAAGAGGAGTTCGAGATCCTCCACGTCGGCGCCGACGAGGAGTGCGACATCCAAGTCTCGGCCGAGCACGCGGGCAAAATCGCCTCGCTCGCCTTAGAGGAGAACGTCCCGATCATCCTCGATGTGTCGGGGTATCTCGACGAGGACGAGGCGTCCGAGCTGATCCGCGAGACGGCCCGCCAGCTGTTTGCCAAAGAAAAGAAGCTGAAGAAGCCGTTCTTGATGCTCGTCGAGGAGTGCCACGAGTACATTCCCGAGGGGGCCGGGATGGACAAGACGGGCAAGACGCTGATCAAGATCGGGAAGCGCGGTCGCAAGCACGGCCTCGGCATCGTCGGCATCTCTCAGCGGCCTGCCGACGTAAAGAAGGACTTCATCACCCAGTGCGACTGGCTCTGCTGGCACCGGCTCACCTGGGACAACGACACGAAAGTCGTCTCGCGGATCCTCGGGGGCGACTACGGCGACGCGATCGAGGACATGGACGACGGCGAGGCGTTCTTGATGACCGACTGGGCCGAGTCCATCAGGCGAGTGCAGTTCCACCGCAAGCAGACGTTCGACGCGGGCGCGACGCCCGGCCTCGACGACTTCGAGCGGCCCGATCTCAAGTCCGTCTCTGGCGACCTCGTCTCGGAGCTGCAGACGATCACCGACGAACGCGAGCGCACCGAATCCGAACTCGCGGACCTCCGGCAGGAACTGGACAAAAAGAAGCAGCGCATCAGCCAACTCGAACGTGAGTTGGAGGAGGCGCAGGACATGTCGGAGATGGCGGACACCTTCGCGCAGGCGCTGCTTCAGAAGGCAGATGCGCCGTACCGCGGCGGGAGCGGCCGGAGCCTCGGACGCGATACGGCGGCCAACGCGCGGGCGAACGGCTCACCATCCGACGGGTCGGCAGCGAACGGCTCGGCGACGAACGGGTCGGCGCCGGAACCACAGCGCCGAGACGGAGACGCCGCGTTCGGCGGGCGCCTCACCGATGACCAGTCCGAGCTTCACGACTACGAGAGCCCCGAGGCCGCGTCGGGCGACGCGTCCGCCGGCGCCGCGCGCGATGGCTCCGGCGGCGACGGGGACCGCGACGGGGACGAAGGGACCGTGGCCGCCGCGGTCTCGGACGACGGAGCGTCGACAGCGGCCGCCGCCGACCGCGAGCGCGACGCCCCGGGCGCGAGCGACGAGCGGGTCGCGACCGCGGTGCCCCCGACAGACGGGGTCGACATCTCCCCCGCGCGCTCGCGCTCGGGATTCGACAGCATCGAGGACCCGGCCGCGGTCGTCGACGGAGACGAACTGCGCCGTCGCGAGGCGGTCGTCGCCGGCGTCGTTCGCGCGGTCGAGTCGCTGGAGGACGTGACTCGCGGCATGCTGCGCGGCCTACCGGCGGGGCGACCGCGCGACGCCGATCGAGGCCCACCGCGCCGCCGACGGCTCGGGGGACCGCCGATACGCGTACGCCCGAAACAAGGTCCTCCGGCGGGCCGGGTTCGTCGAGCACCGGAGCCGCGGGGAGTACGCGTACGCCCTTCCAGCGCTCGTCCGGCGGGTGTACGGCGATCACACGGGCGAACAGGACCTCGTCGAGGTGATCGCGGAGATCGAATCCCGCGCCGGCCTCGACCCGGACGTGGCGCCGTGACGTGCAAGCTTCCGCCCAGCGGTGACGATCGGTGGCGGCTCGCGGCGCACGCCCGCGTGATCGTCTACGAGACCGACGACGGCAACGAGCTCCTGACGGTGTACGACTGCGGCGCCGCCCAGAAGCCCCCGTCGGCGCAGCTGATTGGGAACCTCGTCCGCGTCGCCGCCGACCACGAACTGGAGCGCGGCCCGACCGGTTACGCGGTCAGCATGCGAGAGGCGGCGGAACTGGTCAAGCAGGACGACCACCACTACCGGATCGAAGCGGTCGACCGCGACGACTGA
- a CDS encoding DUF7504 family protein, with protein MTGTTDDPDPGGPVGRGSDSTLSAALAELDDGCCVLVTGDVSDEAYRVASSRYFGAPQRRRQRVLALTTGGSESADPWLPDGVDTADDDAAVVRLDGAVRDPVAASDSDGPGPDAGPDRFDLDGGGPGGGDSTAGDGTGASDHETADGEPAAVREALLDAIEEVDTEPPNRLGLRVGVFRVDMLCATLGSDATQSLLGDVSQTTRDRGGMAHFHLPRPTDGDPRSDPVVSEFVDLLGDDLDVIVELRCRESTAAPEERWHIIDWGTTEWNALR; from the coding sequence ATGACCGGCACGACGGACGACCCCGACCCCGGCGGACCGGTCGGCCGCGGGTCGGACTCCACGCTCTCGGCGGCACTGGCCGAGCTCGACGACGGGTGCTGCGTGCTCGTCACCGGGGACGTCTCCGACGAGGCCTACCGCGTCGCGTCGTCGCGGTACTTCGGTGCGCCCCAGCGACGACGACAGCGAGTGCTCGCACTCACCACCGGCGGTTCGGAGTCGGCGGACCCGTGGCTTCCCGACGGCGTCGACACTGCGGACGACGACGCCGCGGTCGTCCGTCTCGACGGGGCGGTGCGGGATCCGGTCGCGGCATCCGATTCGGACGGCCCCGGTCCCGACGCCGGACCGGACCGATTCGATCTCGACGGGGGCGGGCCTGGCGGAGGCGACTCCACCGCGGGCGACGGGACCGGAGCGTCCGACCACGAGACGGCCGATGGGGAGCCAGCGGCCGTGCGAGAGGCTCTGCTGGACGCCATCGAGGAGGTCGACACCGAGCCGCCGAACCGGCTGGGTCTTCGCGTCGGCGTGTTCCGGGTCGACATGCTGTGTGCGACGCTGGGGAGCGACGCGACCCAGTCGTTGTTGGGTGACGTGTCGCAGACGACCCGCGACCGAGGCGGGATGGCGCACTTTCACCTCCCCCGCCCCACCGACGGTGACCCTCGATCGGATCCCGTGGTCTCGGAGTTCGTCGACCTCCTGGGCGACGACCTCGACGTGATCGTCGAGCTTCGGTGTCGGGAGTCGACGGCCGCCCCCGAGGAGCGGTGGCACATCATCGACTGGGGAACGACCGAGTGGAACGCGCTCCGATGA
- a CDS encoding thiamine pyrophosphate-dependent enzyme — translation MSAFSAIGEEREVDRNEYTPEIEPQPTWCPGCGDFGVLKSLKGALPEVGRTPEETLLVTGIGCSGKLNSYLDSYGFHTIHGRSLPVARAAKLANPGVEVVAAGGDGDGYGIGGNHFMHTARENHDMTYIVFNNEIFGLTKGQTSPTSPKGHKSKTQPHGSAKTPIRPLSLSLTSGASFVARTAAVNPNQAQRILKEAMEHDGFAHIDFLTQCPTWNKDAKQYVPYTDINESEDYDFDPTNRAEAQELMRETEDKLYEGEVLTGVYYRDDERPSYQQEKQQIGEMPEEPLAERYFDGDYEWERSYDQFIDKHK, via the coding sequence ATGAGCGCATTCAGTGCCATCGGTGAGGAACGCGAGGTCGACCGCAACGAGTACACGCCCGAGATCGAACCCCAGCCGACGTGGTGTCCGGGCTGCGGCGACTTCGGTGTCCTGAAGTCGCTGAAGGGCGCGCTGCCCGAGGTCGGGCGCACGCCCGAAGAGACGCTGCTGGTCACCGGGATCGGCTGTTCGGGCAAGCTGAACAGCTACCTCGACAGCTACGGCTTCCACACGATCCACGGCCGGTCGCTGCCCGTCGCCCGGGCGGCGAAGCTCGCCAACCCCGGCGTCGAGGTCGTCGCCGCCGGCGGCGACGGCGACGGCTACGGGATCGGCGGGAACCACTTCATGCACACCGCCCGGGAGAACCACGACATGACGTACATCGTGTTCAACAACGAGATCTTCGGCCTCACGAAGGGCCAGACCTCGCCCACCTCCCCGAAGGGCCACAAGTCGAAGACGCAACCGCACGGCTCGGCGAAGACCCCGATCCGTCCGCTCTCGCTGTCGCTGACCTCAGGCGCGTCGTTCGTCGCTCGCACGGCCGCCGTCAACCCGAACCAGGCCCAGCGAATCCTCAAGGAGGCGATGGAGCACGACGGGTTCGCGCACATCGACTTCCTGACGCAGTGCCCGACGTGGAACAAGGACGCCAAGCAGTACGTCCCGTACACGGACATCAACGAGTCCGAGGACTACGACTTCGATCCGACGAACCGCGCCGAGGCCCAGGAGCTGATGCGCGAGACCGAGGACAAACTGTACGAGGGCGAGGTGCTCACCGGCGTCTACTACCGCGACGACGAGCGGCCCTCCTACCAGCAGGAGAAACAGCAGATCGGCGAGATGCCCGAGGAACCGCTCGCGGAGCGCTACTTCGACGGCGACTACGAGTGGGAGCGCTCGTACGATCAGTTCATCGACAAGCACAAGTGA
- the lrpA1 gene encoding HTH-type transcriptional regulator LrpA1, giving the protein MSTSSTADRILEALEEDAQASYAEIADRAGVSKPTVRKYINRLEDEGVIVGYSAEIDPKKLSGKTIALVGIEVDSERYVEATRALKELESVVSLYTSSGDHMFMAEVRAADGDELGEVISEEIGGVEGVTAAHPSVLQERLK; this is encoded by the coding sequence ATGAGTACCTCCTCGACGGCCGATCGCATCCTCGAAGCGCTCGAGGAGGATGCGCAGGCCTCCTACGCCGAGATCGCCGACCGCGCTGGCGTCTCGAAGCCGACGGTGCGAAAGTACATCAACCGGCTCGAGGACGAGGGCGTCATCGTCGGCTATTCGGCCGAAATCGATCCGAAGAAGCTCTCCGGGAAGACGATCGCGCTCGTCGGGATTGAGGTCGACAGCGAGCGGTACGTCGAGGCGACGCGCGCGTTGAAGGAGCTGGAGTCGGTCGTTTCGCTGTACACCTCCTCGGGCGACCACATGTTCATGGCCGAGGTCCGCGCGGCCGACGGCGACGAACTGGGCGAGGTGATCTCCGAGGAGATCGGCGGCGTCGAGGGCGTCACCGCGGCGCACCCGTCGGTGCTGCAAGAGCGACTGAAATAG
- a CDS encoding adenylate kinase family protein: MTDASDETAAGPVDRLVVTGTPGTGKTTATDLLADERELEVVHLNDLIREEGLYTERDEERDSLVADLDAVEAHLGDWSGVVDSHLAHSLDADRVAVLRCRPDVLEQRLIERGEGEASARENRESEALDVILGEAVDRFGEGRVYEIDTTDLDPEAVAAELARVLDGDREPSAGEVDFVEYL; this comes from the coding sequence GTGACGGACGCGAGCGACGAGACCGCCGCCGGTCCCGTTGACCGCCTTGTGGTCACGGGAACTCCCGGCACGGGTAAGACGACCGCGACGGACCTCCTGGCTGACGAGCGAGAGCTCGAGGTCGTCCACCTCAACGACCTGATCCGCGAGGAGGGACTGTACACCGAGCGCGACGAGGAGCGGGACTCGCTGGTCGCAGATCTCGACGCCGTCGAGGCGCACCTCGGCGACTGGTCGGGGGTCGTTGACTCCCACCTCGCGCACTCCCTCGACGCCGACCGCGTCGCCGTCCTGCGCTGTCGCCCCGACGTGCTCGAACAGCGGCTGATCGAGCGCGGGGAAGGCGAGGCGAGCGCGCGGGAGAACCGAGAGAGCGAGGCGCTGGACGTGATTCTCGGCGAGGCCGTCGACCGGTTCGGCGAGGGTCGCGTGTACGAGATCGACACCACCGATCTGGACCCCGAGGCGGTCGCGGCCGAACTCGCGCGCGTCCTCGACGGCGATCGCGAGCCGTCGGCGGGCGAGGTCGACTTTGTGGAGTACCTATGA
- the hflX gene encoding GTPase HflX: MNRRDRLEGGDVIVAARDADATPDTTEIRRLAEAAGSDVVGEVTQRRTEDLRYNLGEGKASELARVVTDCDADAVVFDGELSPGQYADLLELLPPGTTLADRYRLVLDIFADGAGSTAATTQVRLATLRYELPRLERMEGEAALNRAFFEKGSPVLDAERRIDALESKLDELVDAAAARRERRREEGFDLVALAGYTNAGKSTLLRRLADDLDAGHADGDTAGDRHADLAESVSVEDRLFETLETTTRRATVDGRRLLLTDTVGLVADLPHDLVRSFSATLDEIAASDVVLAVLDASADEGCLRRRVETTIDVLAGDASGPVIPVVNKVDRLDEDARSTAMAAVEDVLADSDVEGREPVPVSSLHGDGIEDLRAAVLEALPAATASLTVPNAGETQSFLSWLHERVDAEVTYGAETVAIEVSGRPSVVSEAERRAAALRGE; encoded by the coding sequence GTGAACAGACGAGACAGACTGGAGGGCGGCGACGTGATCGTCGCCGCCCGCGACGCGGACGCGACCCCCGACACGACGGAGATCCGTCGCCTCGCGGAGGCGGCGGGCTCCGACGTGGTCGGTGAAGTGACACAGCGGCGGACGGAGGACCTCCGGTACAACCTCGGCGAAGGGAAGGCCAGCGAGTTGGCCCGCGTCGTCACCGACTGCGACGCCGACGCCGTCGTTTTCGACGGCGAACTCTCGCCGGGACAGTACGCCGACCTCCTCGAACTGCTCCCACCGGGAACGACGCTCGCCGACCGCTATCGACTGGTGCTCGACATCTTCGCCGACGGGGCGGGATCGACGGCGGCGACGACGCAGGTGCGCCTGGCGACGCTCCGGTATGAACTCCCGCGACTGGAGCGGATGGAGGGGGAGGCAGCGCTGAATCGGGCGTTCTTCGAGAAGGGATCGCCCGTCCTCGACGCGGAGCGGCGCATCGACGCGCTGGAGTCGAAACTCGACGAACTCGTCGACGCCGCGGCCGCCCGCCGCGAGCGCCGGCGCGAGGAGGGGTTCGACCTCGTCGCGCTCGCGGGCTACACCAACGCCGGGAAGTCGACCCTGCTTCGGCGACTTGCGGACGACCTCGACGCCGGACACGCGGACGGCGACACCGCAGGCGACCGTCACGCGGACCTCGCCGAGTCGGTGTCCGTCGAAGACCGCCTGTTCGAGACGCTGGAGACGACGACTCGCCGGGCCACCGTCGACGGCCGACGGTTGCTTCTCACCGACACGGTCGGCCTCGTGGCCGACCTCCCGCACGACCTCGTCCGGTCGTTTTCGGCGACGCTCGACGAGATCGCCGCGAGCGACGTCGTCCTCGCGGTCCTCGACGCCAGCGCCGACGAGGGTTGCCTCCGGCGACGGGTCGAGACGACTATCGACGTGCTCGCGGGCGACGCCAGCGGACCGGTGATCCCGGTGGTGAACAAGGTCGATCGGCTCGACGAGGACGCGCGGTCGACGGCCATGGCCGCCGTGGAGGACGTGCTCGCCGACAGCGATGTCGAGGGCCGAGAGCCCGTGCCCGTCAGCAGCCTCCACGGTGACGGGATCGAGGACCTCCGCGCGGCCGTGCTGGAGGCGCTCCCGGCGGCGACGGCGTCGCTGACCGTCCCGAACGCGGGCGAGACGCAGTCGTTCCTCTCGTGGCTCCACGAGCGCGTCGACGCCGAAGTGACGTACGGCGCAGAGACCGTCGCGATCGAGGTCAGCGGGCGCCCGTCGGTCGTCTCCGAGGCCGAGCGTCGAGCGGCGGCCCTCCGCGGGGAGTGA
- a CDS encoding 2-oxoacid:acceptor oxidoreductase subunit alpha, with amino-acid sequence MSADELIWRIAGGSGDGIASTSQNFAKALMRSGLHVFTHRHYPSRIRGGHTYVEVRASADPVKSRGDGYNFLLALGDSFARNPQEGAYYGNEEAKPLAENLDELREGGVIVYDSGLLDPSEVPNFEERVEENNWHVYDIDLRSLARDQGREVMRNTAGVGVTCAITGIPLSAIEELMRDAMPEKILEPNVEIMETAYDLVREEYDVDAPDVSVPSGEHDEEQVLMSGSDAIAYGAIDEGCRFIAGYPMTPWTEVFTIMSQNLPELGGISEQVEDEIAAAALAIGASHMGVKAMSGSSGGGFALMGEPLGLAEMTETPLVLIEAMRAGPSTGMPTKPEQADLEHVLYTSQGDSQRVVLAPGTVAEAYEASRRAFQLAYEYQIPSMLIYDQKLSGELTNVPASHFDREPNADIGFTLTEEELADQPHTNDGKFHRFQHDGENGVSPRSVPGQKGGRFLATGNEHNPAGHIDEDPNNRVAQMNRRQRKLDAIRADLDDDGLLVEHGPEDADYGILTFGSQQGTVEEAVDRLNENGTSVKALTVAELAPYPIDAVRAFLDSVEEALVVEMNASAQFRGLTQKELGTHGEMLSSLLKYNGNPFEPAEIVEGFTTNIVEDGELPGNETKFVPAAGD; translated from the coding sequence ACTATCCCTCGCGCATCCGGGGCGGCCACACCTACGTCGAGGTACGCGCCTCCGCCGATCCCGTCAAGTCACGGGGCGACGGCTACAACTTCCTGCTGGCGCTGGGTGACTCGTTCGCCCGCAACCCGCAGGAGGGCGCCTACTACGGCAACGAGGAAGCCAAACCGCTCGCGGAGAACCTCGACGAGCTCCGCGAGGGCGGCGTCATCGTTTACGACTCCGGGCTGCTCGACCCCTCGGAGGTTCCGAACTTCGAGGAGCGCGTCGAGGAGAACAACTGGCACGTGTACGACATCGATCTTCGGTCGCTCGCGCGCGATCAGGGCCGCGAGGTCATGCGAAACACCGCCGGCGTCGGCGTCACCTGCGCGATCACGGGCATCCCCCTCAGCGCCATCGAGGAGCTGATGCGCGACGCGATGCCCGAGAAGATCCTCGAGCCGAACGTCGAGATCATGGAGACGGCGTACGACCTCGTCCGCGAGGAGTACGACGTCGACGCCCCCGACGTGTCCGTCCCCTCGGGCGAACACGACGAGGAGCAGGTCCTGATGTCCGGCTCGGACGCCATCGCTTACGGCGCCATCGACGAGGGCTGCCGCTTCATCGCGGGGTACCCCATGACGCCGTGGACCGAGGTGTTCACCATCATGAGTCAGAACCTGCCCGAACTGGGCGGGATCTCCGAGCAGGTCGAAGACGAGATCGCCGCGGCCGCGCTCGCCATCGGCGCGTCCCACATGGGCGTCAAGGCCATGTCCGGTTCCTCCGGCGGCGGGTTCGCCCTGATGGGTGAGCCGCTCGGCCTCGCGGAGATGACCGAGACGCCGCTGGTACTCATCGAAGCCATGCGCGCCGGTCCCTCGACGGGGATGCCGACGAAGCCCGAACAGGCGGACCTGGAACACGTCCTGTACACGTCACAGGGCGACTCCCAGCGCGTCGTCCTCGCGCCCGGTACGGTCGCCGAGGCGTACGAGGCGTCGCGACGGGCGTTCCAGCTCGCCTACGAGTACCAGATCCCGTCGATGCTCATCTACGACCAGAAACTGTCGGGTGAGCTGACGAACGTCCCGGCCTCGCACTTCGACCGCGAGCCCAACGCGGACATCGGGTTCACCCTCACCGAGGAGGAACTGGCCGACCAGCCGCACACGAACGACGGGAAGTTCCACCGCTTCCAGCACGATGGCGAGAACGGCGTCTCGCCGCGGTCGGTGCCCGGCCAGAAGGGCGGCCGATTCCTCGCGACGGGGAACGAGCACAACCCGGCCGGTCACATCGACGAGGACCCGAACAACCGCGTCGCACAGATGAACCGTCGGCAGCGGAAGCTCGACGCCATCCGCGCGGACCTCGACGACGACGGCTTGCTCGTGGAACACGGTCCCGAGGACGCCGACTACGGCATCCTCACGTTCGGCTCCCAGCAGGGGACAGTTGAGGAGGCCGTCGATCGGCTCAACGAGAACGGCACGTCGGTGAAGGCGCTGACCGTCGCCGAACTCGCGCCGTACCCGATCGACGCGGTTCGAGCGTTCCTCGACTCCGTCGAGGAGGCGCTCGTCGTCGAGATGAACGCGTCGGCGCAGTTCCGCGGTCTGACGCAGAAGGAACTCGGCACGCACGGGGAGATGCTCTCCTCGCTGCTGAAGTACAACGGGAACCCCTTCGAGCCCGCGGAGATCGTCGAGGGGTTCACCACGAACATCGTCGAGGACGGGGAGCTCCCCGGCAACGAGACGAAGTTCGTCCCCGCGGCAGGTGACTAA
- a CDS encoding CDP-alcohol phosphatidyltransferase family protein: MTLDQFRPLAEKGLSPFVRAADALGLTPDGVSVLAFACAVAAGVAFGLAPPAEAPLYYVAGSLLVFANGWLDLVDGALARAQGTDTSGGDLLDHVLDRYADIAVLVGLAAGIGRYGLGLAAVTGVLMTSYLGTQIQAVGIGREYGGLLGRADRLALVGIVGVVAAAVPGSLVAGLNVVGLLLVVFAVVGHVTAIQRFRGAWTDLQ; encoded by the coding sequence ATGACGCTGGACCAGTTCAGACCGCTGGCCGAGAAGGGACTGTCGCCGTTCGTGCGCGCGGCCGACGCGCTCGGGCTGACGCCCGACGGTGTGAGCGTGCTCGCGTTCGCGTGCGCCGTCGCCGCCGGGGTCGCGTTCGGGCTCGCGCCGCCCGCGGAGGCGCCGCTGTACTACGTCGCGGGCTCGCTGCTCGTGTTCGCCAACGGCTGGCTCGATCTCGTCGACGGCGCGCTCGCGCGGGCACAGGGAACCGACACCTCCGGCGGCGACCTGCTCGATCACGTGCTCGATCGCTACGCCGACATCGCGGTGCTCGTGGGGTTGGCGGCCGGGATCGGTCGCTACGGCCTCGGGCTCGCGGCGGTGACGGGGGTGCTCATGACCTCCTACCTCGGCACGCAGATCCAGGCCGTCGGTATCGGCCGCGAGTACGGCGGGTTGCTCGGGCGCGCAGACCGGCTCGCTCTGGTCGGTATCGTCGGCGTCGTCGCCGCGGCGGTTCCGGGGTCGCTGGTCGCCGGGCTAAACGTGGTCGGGCTGTTGCTCGTCGTGTTCGCGGTCGTCGGTCACGTCACCGCGATCCAGCGCTTCAGGGGCGCGTGGACGGACCTGCAGTGA